One genomic segment of Amycolatopsis sp. Hca4 includes these proteins:
- a CDS encoding isochorismatase family protein: MTANTYPAARLDRSRAVLLLVDHQVGLLLGVHDHDQEELRRNVLALAKIAQAQGLPVIVTTSADTGPNGGLLPELQAVLPDAQVVRRPGEIDAFDNAEFAAAVKATGRDQLIVAGISTDVCVAFAALSGVDRGYQVHAVLDASGTWNALASQAAALRMQSAGVVLNSTVAVAAELQHDWREQGGQELAGIFAEHALPFYGSLLSFATPQPAGV; encoded by the coding sequence ATGACCGCGAACACCTACCCCGCCGCCCGGCTCGACCGCAGCCGGGCCGTGCTCCTGCTCGTCGACCACCAGGTCGGGCTGCTGCTCGGCGTCCACGACCACGACCAGGAAGAACTGAGACGCAACGTCCTCGCGCTCGCCAAGATCGCGCAGGCCCAGGGGCTGCCGGTGATCGTGACCACCAGCGCGGACACCGGTCCCAACGGCGGCTTGCTCCCGGAACTGCAGGCCGTCCTGCCCGACGCGCAGGTCGTCCGGCGCCCCGGGGAGATCGACGCCTTCGACAACGCCGAGTTCGCGGCGGCGGTCAAGGCCACCGGCCGCGACCAGCTGATCGTCGCCGGGATCAGCACGGACGTGTGCGTCGCGTTCGCTGCGCTGTCCGGGGTCGACCGGGGCTACCAGGTCCACGCCGTGCTCGACGCCTCCGGCACGTGGAACGCGCTGGCTTCCCAGGCCGCGGCGCTGCGGATGCAGTCCGCCGGCGTGGTGCTCAACAGCACGGTCGCGGTGGCCGCCGAACTCCAGCACGACTGGCGTGAACAGGGTGGGCAAGAGCTGGCCGGAATCTTCGCGGAGCACGCCCTGCCCTTCTACGGCTCGCTGTTGTCCTTCGCGACGCCTCAGCCGGCCGGCGTCTGA
- a CDS encoding VOC family protein, with product MTTRDTAAARFELAHMAHAELYTPDLEGSLWFFTQLLGMRETGRSHGSVYLRCYEDPYHHSLKLTERDRPGLGNVGWRTTSAEALERRAAALDAAGLGLGWTKGDLGVGRTFAFQSPDGHPMELVWDVEKYTAPTELRSRILTRRSKRPLQGLPPRRLDHVNLMASDVTVQKELFERTLGFGTRERVVDGASGGTEIGAWMSVNALGHEMAIMRDQTGSKGRLHHLAFWYGVPQHNTDAAELCREYGIQIEAGPDVHGITQGAFLYVFEPGGNRIELFGNSGILQFEPDHETVTWDLSDFDTGLAIGGGTLPAETYFVYGTPGIDGQDKLLAGWQDRALV from the coding sequence ATGACCACACGCGACACCGCCGCCGCTCGCTTCGAGCTGGCGCACATGGCGCACGCCGAGCTGTACACCCCGGACCTCGAAGGCAGCCTCTGGTTCTTCACACAGCTGCTCGGCATGCGCGAAACCGGCCGCTCCCACGGTTCGGTCTACCTGCGCTGCTACGAGGACCCCTACCACCACAGCCTCAAGCTGACCGAGCGGGACCGGCCCGGTCTCGGCAACGTCGGCTGGCGCACCACCTCGGCCGAAGCCCTCGAACGCCGCGCCGCCGCCCTCGACGCCGCCGGTCTCGGCCTGGGGTGGACGAAGGGCGACCTCGGCGTGGGCCGCACCTTCGCCTTCCAAAGCCCCGACGGCCACCCGATGGAACTGGTCTGGGACGTCGAGAAGTACACCGCCCCCACCGAACTGCGCAGCCGCATCCTGACCCGCCGCTCTAAGCGCCCGTTGCAGGGCCTGCCGCCGCGCCGGCTCGACCACGTCAACCTGATGGCCTCCGACGTCACCGTCCAGAAAGAACTGTTCGAGCGCACCCTCGGGTTCGGCACTCGGGAACGGGTCGTCGACGGCGCGTCCGGCGGCACGGAGATCGGGGCGTGGATGAGCGTCAACGCGCTCGGCCACGAAATGGCGATCATGCGGGACCAGACCGGGAGCAAGGGACGGCTGCACCACCTGGCGTTCTGGTACGGCGTGCCCCAGCACAACACCGACGCCGCGGAGCTGTGCCGCGAGTACGGCATCCAGATCGAAGCCGGACCGGACGTGCACGGCATCACCCAGGGCGCCTTCCTGTACGTGTTCGAACCCGGCGGCAACCGCATCGAGCTGTTCGGCAACTCCGGCATCCTGCAGTTCGAACCCGACCACGAGACCGTGACGTGGGACCTCTCGGACTTCGACACCGGGCTGGCCATCGGCGGCGGCACCCTGCCGGCCGAGACCTACTTCGTCTACGGGACCCCGGGGATCGACGGCCAGGACAAGCTCCTCGCCGGCTGGCAGGACCGGGCGCTGGTCTGA
- a CDS encoding nuclear transport factor 2 family protein, producing MTGAAATAVQIPAWLHDFYAKVDACDTEAVLAGFAPDARMTYGANAPMPGRDAIRAGLDWLFTSYRRIEHEFLNVWASGPVLLLEANVTYGCPDGRDVTVPALTVIEHRDGLVDDLRVFIDPTPTRAG from the coding sequence ATGACCGGCGCCGCGGCGACCGCCGTCCAGATTCCGGCCTGGCTCCACGATTTCTACGCCAAGGTCGACGCCTGCGACACCGAGGCCGTGCTCGCCGGGTTCGCGCCGGACGCCCGCATGACCTACGGCGCGAACGCCCCGATGCCCGGTCGCGATGCCATCCGCGCGGGTCTGGACTGGTTGTTCACCAGTTACCGCAGGATCGAGCACGAGTTCCTCAACGTGTGGGCCAGCGGCCCGGTCCTGCTGCTGGAAGCGAACGTCACCTACGGGTGCCCCGACGGCCGCGACGTCACCGTCCCGGCCCTGACGGTGATCGAGCACCGCGACGGGCTCGTCGACGACCTGCGCGTCTTCATCGACCCGACCCCGACCAGGGCAGGCTGA
- a CDS encoding IclR family transcriptional regulator translates to MPEPVPSEDSVLGRSMQLLDAFGPDDDALTLAELHRRTGMPKPTAYRLLNQLVGWRLLAREANGYRLGLRLFELGQLVPRQRGLPDLVSPVLTRLHASTGLTVHLAVLDGTDVVYLHKLAAPDGPPMSSRIGGRLPAHCTAVGKVMLAHAPAEHTHAVLDRGLHRQSPRTVVTPAMFLGQLDAARRHGYARDDEEAKVGITCVAAPLFDAGHRVVAAVSVTARTSDARHATSVRAVRLAATAATQRLSERAVTDRALAG, encoded by the coding sequence ATGCCGGAACCAGTGCCGTCCGAGGATTCGGTGCTCGGCCGCAGCATGCAGCTGCTCGACGCGTTCGGCCCGGACGACGACGCCCTCACCTTGGCCGAGCTGCACCGGCGGACGGGGATGCCGAAGCCCACCGCCTACCGGCTGCTCAACCAGCTCGTCGGCTGGCGGCTGCTGGCGCGGGAGGCGAACGGCTACCGGCTGGGGCTGCGGTTGTTCGAGCTCGGCCAGCTCGTCCCGCGCCAGCGGGGGCTCCCGGATCTCGTCTCGCCGGTGCTGACCCGGCTGCATGCGAGCACCGGGCTCACCGTGCACCTCGCGGTGCTCGACGGGACGGATGTGGTGTACCTGCACAAGCTGGCGGCGCCGGACGGGCCGCCGATGTCCTCGCGCATCGGCGGCCGCCTGCCGGCGCACTGCACCGCGGTCGGCAAGGTCATGCTCGCCCACGCGCCGGCGGAGCACACCCACGCCGTCCTCGACCGGGGTCTGCACCGGCAATCGCCGCGCACGGTGGTCACCCCGGCGATGTTCCTCGGCCAGCTGGACGCCGCCCGCCGTCACGGGTACGCCCGGGACGACGAGGAGGCGAAGGTCGGCATCACCTGCGTGGCGGCGCCGCTGTTCGACGCCGGTCATCGCGTGGTTGCCGCGGTCTCGGTGACCGCCCGCACCTCTGATGCCCGGCACGCGACGTCGGTCCGGGCGGTCCGTCTTGCCGCGACGGCGGCAACGCAACGGCTGTCCGAGCGAGCCGTCACGGACCGCGCTCTGGCCGGGTGA
- a CDS encoding pyridoxamine 5'-phosphate oxidase family protein yields the protein MPHRYLTTLTTPSVEAAQKQYGSYSAVQRMISGWPTDGVLGDDEIGFIAERDSFYLGTVGETGWPYVQHRGGPPGFLKVLGVEGGASQLAWADFRGNRQYVSVGNLGASAKVSLFLMDYPHQQRLKILGEAHSHDARTEEAAPLLERVALPGYRAQVERIITVSVRGYDWNCPQHITPRWTEAELAPILASAGYDLDDRR from the coding sequence ATGCCGCACCGGTACCTCACCACACTGACGACGCCGTCCGTCGAAGCCGCGCAGAAGCAGTACGGCAGCTACTCCGCCGTCCAGCGGATGATCAGCGGCTGGCCCACCGACGGTGTCCTCGGCGATGACGAGATCGGCTTCATCGCCGAGCGGGACAGCTTCTACCTCGGCACCGTCGGCGAAACCGGCTGGCCGTACGTCCAGCACCGCGGCGGGCCGCCCGGCTTCCTCAAGGTGCTCGGCGTGGAAGGCGGCGCGAGCCAGCTCGCCTGGGCCGACTTCCGGGGCAATCGCCAGTACGTGTCCGTGGGGAACCTCGGCGCCTCCGCCAAGGTGTCGCTGTTCCTCATGGACTACCCACACCAGCAACGCCTCAAGATCCTGGGAGAAGCCCACTCTCACGATGCCCGGACGGAAGAGGCTGCCCCGCTGCTGGAGAGGGTCGCGCTCCCGGGTTACCGGGCCCAGGTGGAGCGGATCATCACTGTCAGCGTGCGCGGCTACGACTGGAACTGCCCCCAGCACATCACCCCGCGCTGGACCGAAGCGGAACTCGCGCCGATCCTCGCTTCGGCGGGTTACGACCTCGACGATCGTCGATGA
- a CDS encoding LLM class flavin-dependent oxidoreductase → MQFGIFTIGDLARDPATGAVPTESERIKSMVRLARKAEEVGLDVFATGEHHNPPFVPSSPTTLLGYVAAQTSRILVSTSTTLITTNDPVKIAEDYAMLQHLADGRVDLMLGRGNTGPVYPWFGKDIRDGIALAVENYALLRRLWREDVVDWEGKFRTPLQGFTSTPRPLDGVPPFVWHGSIRSPQIAEQAAYYGDGFFHNNIFWPPSHTRKMIELYRTRFEHYGHGTAEQAIVGLGGQTYVRPNSQDAIREFRPYFDHSPIYGGGPSLEETMDQTPLSVGSPQQVIDRTMRFREDFGDYQRQLFNVDGMGLPLKTALDQLEMLGAEVVPVLRKEMDSLRPSHVPEAPTHASLKAAAERAGE, encoded by the coding sequence ATGCAGTTCGGAATTTTCACGATCGGCGACCTCGCGCGGGATCCCGCGACGGGTGCCGTGCCGACCGAATCGGAGCGCATCAAATCGATGGTGCGCCTCGCCCGTAAGGCCGAGGAGGTCGGCCTGGACGTGTTCGCGACGGGCGAGCACCACAACCCGCCGTTCGTGCCCTCGTCGCCGACCACGCTCCTGGGCTACGTCGCGGCGCAGACCAGCCGGATCCTGGTGTCGACGTCGACGACGCTGATCACCACGAACGACCCCGTCAAGATCGCCGAGGACTACGCGATGCTGCAGCACCTGGCCGACGGCCGGGTGGACCTGATGCTCGGCCGCGGCAACACCGGGCCGGTCTACCCGTGGTTCGGCAAGGACATCCGCGACGGCATCGCGCTCGCGGTGGAGAACTACGCGCTGCTGCGGCGGTTGTGGCGCGAGGACGTGGTGGACTGGGAGGGCAAGTTCCGCACCCCGCTGCAGGGCTTCACGTCGACGCCGCGGCCCCTGGACGGCGTACCACCCTTCGTCTGGCACGGCTCGATCCGCAGTCCCCAGATCGCCGAGCAGGCGGCTTACTACGGCGACGGGTTCTTCCACAACAACATCTTCTGGCCGCCCTCGCACACGCGAAAAATGATCGAGCTCTACCGCACCCGGTTCGAACACTACGGCCACGGTACGGCGGAGCAGGCCATCGTGGGTCTCGGCGGCCAGACGTACGTCCGCCCGAACTCCCAGGACGCCATCCGCGAGTTCCGGCCGTACTTCGACCATTCCCCGATCTACGGCGGCGGCCCCTCGCTCGAGGAGACGATGGACCAGACCCCGCTGTCGGTCGGCAGCCCCCAGCAGGTCATCGACCGCACGATGCGCTTCCGCGAGGACTTCGGCGACTACCAGCGCCAGCTGTTCAACGTCGACGGCATGGGCCTGCCACTGAAGACCGCGCTGGACCAGCTCGAGATGCTCGGCGCTGAAGTCGTTCCGGTGCTGCGGAAGGAGATGGACTCGTTGCGGCCGTCGCACGTCCCGGAGGCGCCGACCCACGCGTCGCTGAAGGCCGCCGCCGAACGGGCAGGGGAGTGA
- a CDS encoding LLM class flavin-dependent oxidoreductase, whose product MALPVLFGANVDPVWQEPKAPLRQALAAERLGLDLVTVQDHPYQAAFYDTWTLVTYLVARTERITLVPTVSSLPLRPPAVLAKSAASLDVLSGGRIQLGLGAGAFWEAIEAMGGPRRSRKEAVDALTEAVSVVRAMWSGERSVRTTGEHYAVSGVHPGPHPGPGLGLWLGAYGPRTLALTGARADGWLPSHAYLGLDRLPDAVRRLDDAAAEAGRDPASLRKIYNVAGHIGGADRGAFHGPLSRWRDDIATTVAEHGMNGIVFWPTDDYGRQMSVFAEELVPLVREDLATRDPAPQIEE is encoded by the coding sequence ATGGCACTTCCGGTCCTGTTCGGCGCCAACGTCGACCCCGTGTGGCAGGAGCCGAAAGCACCGCTGCGCCAGGCGCTGGCGGCCGAACGGCTGGGACTCGACCTGGTGACGGTGCAGGACCACCCGTACCAGGCCGCCTTCTACGACACGTGGACGCTGGTGACCTACCTGGTGGCGCGCACCGAGCGGATCACGCTGGTGCCGACCGTGTCCTCACTGCCGCTGCGCCCGCCCGCTGTGCTGGCCAAGTCGGCGGCCAGCCTGGACGTGCTGTCCGGCGGCCGGATCCAGCTGGGCCTCGGCGCCGGAGCGTTCTGGGAGGCGATCGAGGCGATGGGCGGGCCCCGGCGCAGCCGGAAGGAAGCGGTCGACGCGCTCACCGAAGCCGTGTCCGTGGTCCGGGCGATGTGGAGCGGGGAACGCAGCGTGCGCACCACCGGCGAGCACTACGCGGTGTCCGGCGTGCACCCCGGCCCGCACCCGGGGCCCGGTCTCGGGCTCTGGCTCGGCGCGTACGGACCGCGGACGCTGGCGCTGACCGGCGCCCGAGCCGACGGCTGGCTCCCGTCGCACGCCTACCTCGGGCTCGACCGCCTTCCGGATGCGGTGCGCCGGCTGGACGACGCGGCCGCCGAAGCCGGCCGGGACCCGGCGAGCCTGCGCAAGATCTACAACGTCGCCGGCCACATCGGCGGTGCCGATCGCGGCGCGTTCCACGGGCCACTGTCCCGCTGGCGCGACGACATCGCCACGACTGTCGCGGAGCACGGGATGAACGGGATCGTCTTCTGGCCCACCGATGACTACGGACGCCAGATGTCGGTGTTCGCCGAGGAACTGGTCCCGCTCGTGCGCGAAGACCTCGCCACGCGTGACCCGGCCCCGCAGATCGAGGAGTGA
- a CDS encoding AtaL-like protein translates to MIFSELTLPANPPGARPLDREQIWQGLEQKAVNAVPYVEAITSCREIARLSPTAFDREIELRGARYVERVWLEQPNRVVFTRLEGPVLGTITNEILEENGELSLRFQFALAVRPGDELPVTDEELARDMATAYQAAVESTLAAVRSRIAEPVR, encoded by the coding sequence ATGATCTTCAGCGAACTGACGCTGCCCGCCAACCCGCCGGGCGCCCGGCCGCTCGACCGCGAACAGATCTGGCAGGGGCTCGAGCAGAAAGCGGTGAACGCCGTCCCGTACGTGGAGGCCATCACCTCCTGCCGCGAGATCGCCCGGCTGAGCCCGACGGCGTTCGACCGCGAGATCGAGCTGCGCGGCGCGCGGTACGTGGAGCGGGTCTGGCTCGAGCAGCCGAACCGCGTGGTGTTCACCCGGCTCGAAGGCCCGGTGCTGGGCACCATCACCAACGAGATCCTCGAGGAGAACGGCGAGCTGTCGCTGCGGTTCCAGTTCGCGCTGGCCGTCCGGCCGGGCGACGAACTGCCCGTCACCGACGAGGAACTGGCCCGCGACATGGCCACGGCGTACCAGGCGGCCGTCGAGTCGACCCTGGCCGCGGTCCGGTCGCGGATCGCGGAGCCGGTCCGATGA
- a CDS encoding VOC family protein — MTTDNAAARVSKLGYVEFTTPDVDRLTEYYRTCLGLHVEDRSPDVVYLNTGLDHHSVVIRKGETGARTSVGYEVVRDLDDAHKRLADAGYQVSRRSDVAPSTPDVLVLAEPGTDVPLHLYESQAPAVGDAEPSLAYRPTKLGHVAAFSPSLKQIQGFYQDLLGFRWSDTIGDFFVFLRCNADHHAANFLESTKFSGMHHIAYEMRDLNHLQTTLDHLARNDFRLHWGPGRHGPGHNVFTYHRDPDGNTIELFTQLDQMIDEANGYFEPRPWHEDRPQVPKTWEVDIATANAWGPVLPEILEH; from the coding sequence ACGTCGACCGCCTGACCGAGTACTACCGCACCTGCCTCGGCCTCCACGTCGAGGACCGCTCGCCCGATGTCGTCTACCTGAACACCGGGCTGGACCACCACAGCGTCGTCATCCGCAAGGGCGAGACCGGTGCCCGCACGTCGGTGGGTTACGAGGTGGTCCGCGACCTCGACGACGCCCACAAGCGCCTGGCCGACGCGGGCTACCAGGTGTCGCGGCGCAGCGACGTCGCGCCGAGCACCCCGGATGTGCTCGTCCTGGCCGAGCCCGGGACCGACGTTCCCCTGCACCTGTACGAGTCGCAGGCACCGGCGGTAGGCGACGCCGAACCCAGCCTCGCATACCGCCCGACGAAGCTCGGCCACGTAGCGGCGTTCAGCCCGAGTCTGAAGCAGATCCAGGGTTTCTACCAGGACCTCCTCGGCTTCCGCTGGTCGGACACCATCGGCGACTTCTTCGTCTTCCTCCGGTGCAACGCCGACCACCACGCGGCGAACTTCCTGGAGAGCACGAAGTTCTCCGGCATGCACCACATCGCGTACGAGATGCGCGACCTCAACCACCTGCAGACGACCCTGGACCACCTGGCCCGTAACGACTTCCGGCTGCACTGGGGACCGGGACGGCACGGTCCCGGGCACAACGTCTTCACCTACCACCGCGACCCCGACGGCAACACCATCGAGCTGTTCACCCAGCTCGACCAGATGATCGACGAGGCGAACGGCTACTTCGAGCCCCGCCCCTGGCACGAAGACCGGCCGCAGGTCCCCAAGACGTGGGAGGTCGACATCGCCACCGCCAACGCCTGGGGCCCCGTCCTGCCGGAAATCCTCGAGCACTGA
- a CDS encoding ATP-binding protein — MAEHYDRRLPHVPAYPAELNQVWTNLIDNAVAAMNGAGTLTLRPTLVADQVCVEIRDTGHGIPAENRRRFFEPFFTTKPVDDGAGLGLDAAWRIVVERHHGDLRVESEPGDTRFRVLLPTAERQQPS; from the coding sequence GTGGCCGAACACTACGACCGCCGGCTGCCGCACGTCCCGGCCTACCCGGCCGAGCTGAACCAGGTGTGGACGAACCTCATCGACAACGCCGTCGCGGCGATGAACGGTGCCGGCACGCTGACGCTCCGGCCCACTCTGGTCGCCGATCAGGTGTGCGTCGAGATCCGCGACACCGGCCACGGCATCCCGGCCGAGAACCGACGGCGGTTCTTCGAACCGTTCTTCACCACGAAGCCCGTCGATGACGGCGCCGGGCTCGGTTTGGACGCCGCCTGGCGCATCGTGGTGGAGCGGCACCACGGCGACTTGAGGGTCGAGTCCGAACCCGGCGACACGAGGTTCCGAGTGCTGTTGCCCACCGCGGAGCGGCAGCAACCGAGTTGA
- a CDS encoding helix-turn-helix domain-containing protein has product MHDTGSPLHLCQYTEHVFALLGKRWMGLLVDLLLQRPARFSELAAAVPQLSRRVLTERLAELQEAGLVEREVGEGPPVSVTYRLTERGAGLGPAMDALRVWAGAPTDADGRALPLTAPEHGVETA; this is encoded by the coding sequence ATGCACGACACCGGATCCCCCCTCCACCTGTGCCAGTACACCGAGCACGTGTTCGCCCTGCTCGGGAAGCGGTGGATGGGCCTGCTGGTGGACTTGCTCCTGCAGCGGCCGGCGCGCTTCAGCGAGCTGGCCGCGGCCGTCCCGCAGCTGTCCCGGCGGGTGCTGACCGAGCGGCTGGCCGAATTGCAGGAGGCGGGCCTAGTGGAGCGGGAGGTCGGGGAAGGGCCGCCGGTGTCGGTCACCTACCGGCTCACCGAGCGCGGCGCCGGGCTCGGTCCGGCCATGGACGCGCTGCGCGTCTGGGCCGGGGCCCCGACCGACGCCGACGGCCGGGCCCTCCCGTTGACCGCTCCGGAGCACGGCGTCGAAACGGCTTGA
- a CDS encoding 2-keto-4-pentenoate hydratase has product MNNVSKWAAQLAKAVTDRTAIPSLSAGSPELDLETAYRVQRKLRAAAGPLAGSKLGVTSRAKQAQVGVSSPVYGYLAAADAIDLGDSLDTAKLIQPRCEPEIVFILGRELAGPHVTTADVLAACRGVAVGIEVLDSRYTDYRFTMADVVADNTSAGRYVVGTPVDPQGIDLRLVGVVLEKNGKVSATASGAAVLGHPASAVAWLARQLWAEGEGLQAGEIVLSGGLTAAVPVVSGDVVVASIDRLGSVELGCR; this is encoded by the coding sequence ATGAACAACGTCAGCAAATGGGCCGCGCAGCTGGCGAAAGCGGTCACCGATCGCACCGCCATCCCCAGCCTATCCGCCGGATCCCCCGAACTCGACCTCGAGACCGCCTACCGCGTGCAGCGCAAGCTGAGGGCTGCTGCCGGTCCCTTGGCCGGCAGCAAGCTGGGCGTGACGTCACGGGCCAAGCAGGCCCAGGTCGGCGTCTCCTCCCCCGTGTACGGGTACCTCGCCGCAGCGGACGCGATCGACCTGGGCGACTCGCTGGACACGGCAAAGCTGATCCAGCCGCGGTGCGAACCGGAGATCGTCTTCATCCTCGGCCGCGAACTCGCCGGACCGCACGTCACCACCGCGGACGTGCTCGCCGCCTGCCGTGGCGTCGCGGTCGGGATCGAAGTACTCGACTCCCGCTACACCGACTACCGGTTCACGATGGCCGACGTCGTCGCCGACAACACCTCCGCCGGCCGGTACGTGGTCGGAACACCGGTGGATCCGCAGGGCATCGACCTCCGCCTGGTGGGCGTGGTGCTGGAGAAGAACGGAAAAGTCTCGGCCACGGCATCCGGTGCCGCGGTACTCGGGCACCCTGCCTCCGCCGTGGCTTGGCTCGCACGGCAACTGTGGGCGGAAGGCGAGGGACTGCAGGCGGGTGAAATCGTGCTGTCAGGTGGACTGACCGCGGCCGTCCCCGTGGTCTCGGGAGATGTCGTCGTCGCCTCGATCGACCGGCTCGGCTCGGTCGAGCTGGGCTGCCGCTGA
- a CDS encoding 2-keto-4-pentenoate hydratase, whose product MKGTQDKARALYDARRTRTPIPPFTDDEPALGMADGYAVQRELIDLLLADGDRIVGHKVGLTSEPMQKMIGVDSPDYGPVLLSTVYRDGDEIPLSRFIAPKLEAEIVFVLGDRLEGPGVTVTQARAAIAGAVAGMEIVDSRIADWRIRLADTVADLASNGAVATSSRIVPVNGFDTRLVGMTLTRNGEVIDTGAGAAALGDPVAVVAWLANVLGADGVALEPGHLIMTGALHAAVPMAPGDVFRAEFDRLGPVTVRVSE is encoded by the coding sequence GTGAAAGGCACGCAGGACAAGGCCCGCGCCCTCTACGACGCCCGCCGCACCCGCACCCCGATCCCGCCGTTCACCGACGACGAGCCGGCTCTCGGGATGGCCGACGGCTATGCGGTCCAGCGTGAGCTGATCGACCTGCTGCTCGCCGACGGCGACCGCATCGTCGGACACAAGGTCGGGCTGACCTCCGAGCCGATGCAGAAGATGATCGGCGTCGATTCACCGGACTACGGGCCGGTGCTGCTGTCCACCGTCTACCGCGATGGCGACGAAATCCCGCTCAGCCGATTCATCGCGCCGAAACTCGAAGCCGAGATCGTGTTCGTCCTCGGCGACCGCCTCGAAGGCCCCGGAGTCACCGTCACGCAAGCGCGTGCGGCGATCGCCGGCGCGGTGGCCGGGATGGAGATCGTCGACTCCCGGATCGCGGACTGGCGCATCCGGCTCGCCGACACGGTGGCCGATTTGGCGTCCAACGGCGCGGTGGCCACGTCGAGCCGGATAGTTCCGGTCAACGGGTTCGACACCCGGCTGGTGGGCATGACGCTGACCCGCAACGGCGAGGTGATCGACACCGGCGCGGGCGCGGCTGCCCTGGGTGACCCGGTCGCCGTCGTCGCCTGGCTCGCCAACGTCCTGGGCGCCGATGGAGTAGCCCTCGAACCCGGCCACCTGATCATGACGGGCGCGCTGCACGCGGCTGTCCCCATGGCCCCGGGGGACGTCTTCCGCGCCGAGTTCGACCGGCTCGGGCCGGTGACCGTGAGGGTGAGCGAATGA
- a CDS encoding FAD-dependent monooxygenase: protein MDRPDIAVIGAGIGGLTLGLALRRHGIRARIYEQAPELGEVGAAVALAANGTRILRELGLGSALEATSAVPTELVYRHWSDARRVAAHPVGRWYEDRFGAPFWGVHRAHLQRALSQAWGTGDLHLGKELVSLRREGDTSALTFADGSTATAGLVVGADGIRSRVRGAITDAAPVYSGTSGFRGLVTRDAVPDLPDPDAVQFWMGPDAHLLHYATGEFINFLAVVEGPDRWEAPGGVAPAPDGTLAGIFRDWHPAIRTMVGAVPQGPRWGLFALPPLDRWSADGVVLLGDAAHAMLPHHGQGANQTIEDAAVLAGCLHRCDDVQVALRHYERLRRCRTRQVQRSSWVTSPLLHLPDGDAAANRDRRLHHLVDDFSWIHAYEPLLPA, encoded by the coding sequence GTGGACCGTCCTGACATCGCCGTGATCGGCGCCGGCATCGGCGGGCTGACCCTGGGGCTGGCGCTGCGCCGGCACGGGATCCGCGCCCGGATCTACGAACAGGCACCCGAGCTCGGCGAGGTAGGCGCCGCGGTGGCGCTGGCCGCGAACGGCACGCGCATCCTGCGTGAACTCGGGCTGGGCTCCGCGCTCGAAGCGACCTCCGCGGTCCCGACCGAGCTCGTCTACCGCCACTGGTCCGACGCTCGCCGGGTGGCCGCGCACCCGGTGGGCAGGTGGTACGAAGACCGCTTCGGAGCCCCGTTCTGGGGCGTTCACCGAGCGCACCTGCAGCGGGCGCTGTCCCAGGCGTGGGGCACCGGCGATCTTCACCTGGGCAAGGAACTGGTCTCCCTGCGCCGGGAGGGGGACACGAGCGCGCTGACGTTCGCCGACGGCTCCACGGCCACGGCCGGGCTGGTGGTCGGCGCCGACGGCATCCGCTCGCGGGTGCGCGGGGCGATCACCGACGCGGCGCCCGTCTACTCGGGCACGAGCGGGTTCCGCGGCCTGGTCACCCGCGACGCCGTCCCCGACCTGCCCGATCCGGACGCCGTCCAGTTCTGGATGGGCCCGGACGCGCACCTGCTGCACTACGCCACCGGCGAGTTCATCAACTTCCTCGCCGTCGTCGAAGGGCCGGACCGGTGGGAGGCGCCAGGTGGTGTGGCGCCCGCTCCCGACGGCACGCTCGCCGGCATCTTCCGGGACTGGCACCCCGCCATCCGGACCATGGTCGGCGCCGTGCCCCAGGGCCCGCGGTGGGGACTGTTCGCCCTGCCACCGCTCGACCGGTGGAGCGCGGACGGCGTCGTCCTGCTCGGCGACGCCGCGCACGCGATGCTGCCGCACCACGGCCAGGGCGCCAACCAGACCATCGAGGACGCCGCGGTCCTGGCCGGCTGCCTGCACCGCTGCGACGACGTTCAGGTGGCCTTGCGGCACTACGAACGCCTGCGCCGCTGCCGGACCCGGCAGGTCCAGCGCAGTTCCTGGGTCACCTCGCCGCTGCTGCACCTGCCCGACGGCGACGCCGCCGCGAACCGCGACCGGCGGCTGCACCACCTCGTCGACGACTTCAGCTGGATCCACGCCTACGAACCGCTGCTCCCGGCCTGA